From the Osmerus eperlanus chromosome 21, fOsmEpe2.1, whole genome shotgun sequence genome, one window contains:
- the LOC134007860 gene encoding ermin-like: MREQMQELEPNISNEPILSGEDSAAYHKEPGKETRPQTHARTSDPETQRQQSSLPTETHIVEAELLSPSGSEAGSPEIPPELETPAEPPGLEVSDYHRTPPLGIESDETLLQPGQPADPETPPGIEIPPVQDAQPTPAAEPECEPDTQTESETDGEREQVCTSLKEEVTSMDDTKRVTEKLTDQSGLGAGLKSTDEGPTQGTTSKQPEDLTEAEEEGACGGIQDNRPHSSQSSESSGEMVSCDEKNHPKVSIYKTVSYRKIRKGNTKQRIDEFESMINT, from the exons ATGAGAGAGCAAATGCAGGAACTGGAGCCAAATATCAGT AATGAGCCAATTTTGTCCGGAGAGGACAGCGCAGCTTATCACAAAGAGCCTGGAAAGGAGACCCGTCCCCAGACACACGCGAGGACGTCTGATcctgagacacagagacaacagtCCTCTCTTCCAACAGAGACTCACATTGTCGAAGCTGAGCTACTATCACCATCCGGATCAGAGGCAGGCTCCCCGGAGATACCACCGGAGCTAGAAACACCAGCTGAACCACCTGGGTTAGAGGTGTCTGATTATCACAGAACACCACCCTTGGGGATTGAGTCAGACGAGACGCTCCTGCAGCCAGGACAACCAGCTGATCCTGAGACACCACCTGGTATAGAGATCCCACCTGTGCAAGACGCACAGCCTACACCTGCAGCTGAACCTGAGTGTGAACCGGACAcccagacagagtcagagacagaCGGTGAACGTGAACAAG TTTGCACATCACTGAAGGAAGAAGTGACATCAATGGATGATACTAAGCGAGTGACCGAAAAGCTCACTGATCAATCTGGATTGGGAGCAGGGCTAAAAAGTACAGATGAAGGACCAACTCAGGGCACAACCAGCAAACAGCCTGAGGAcctgacagaggcagaggaagagggagcctGTGGTGGGATCCAGGATAACAGGCCCCATAGTTCACAAAGCTCAGAGTCTTCTGGCGAGATGGTGTCTTGTGATGAGAAGAACCATCCAAAAGTGTCAATATATAAGACAGTGTCCTATAGAAAAATCCGGAAAGGTAACACCAAGCAAAGGATTGATGAGTTTGAGTCGATGATAAATACTTAG
- the pcid2 gene encoding PCI domain-containing protein 2, whose product MAHITINQYLQQIYEAIDNREGSFCAELLSFKHPHVANPRLQLSSPEEKCQQVLEPPYDEMVAAHLRCTFAVANHDFVEAYKLQTLVVQSFLKAFQSHKEENWALPVMFVVALDLRIFANNAEQQLLKKGKGKVGDMLEKAAELLMSCFRVCASDNRASIDDSKKWGMLFLINQLFKIYFKINKLHLCKPLIRAIDSSNLKDEYTMAQRVTYKYYVGRKAMFDSDYNPAEEYLSFSFQHCHRSSQKNKRMILIYLLPVKMLLGHMPTHQLLRKYDLMQFSDVTKAVSEGNLLLLNEALAKHETFFIRCGIFLILEKLKIITYRNLFKKVYHLLKTHQLPLDAFLVALKMMRVEEVDIDEVQCMLANLICLGHIKGYISHQHQKLVVSKQNPFPSISSVS is encoded by the exons ATGGCACACATAACAATCAACCAGTATCTTCAACAG ATTTACGAGGCCATTGATAATCGTGAGGGATCCTTCTGTGCGGAGTTGTTGTCATTCAAACACCCTCATGTTGCAAACCCTCGTCTTCAG CTGTCCAGTCCAGAGGAGAAGTGTCAGCAGGTGTTGGAGCCTCCCTACGACGAGATGGTGGCAGCTCACCTGAG GTGCACTTTTGCAGTCGCTAACCATGACTTTGTTGAGGCCTACAAGCTTCAGACTCTGGTGGTGCA GTCATTCTTGAAAGCATTCCAGTCTCACAAAGAAGAGAACTG GGCCCTTCCTGTAATGTTTGTAGTTGCCCTGGATCTGCGGATATTTGCCAACAAT gcagaGCAGCAGCTGCTGAAGAAGGGGAAGGGCAAGGTGGGAGACATGCTGGAGAAAGCTGCTGAGCTGCTCATGAGCTGCTTCAGAGTGTGTGCCAGCGACAA TCGGGCCAGCATAGATGACTCCAAGAAGTGGGGGATGTTGTTTCTCATCAATCAGCTGTTCAAGATCTACTTCAAG ATCAACAAGCTGCACCTATGCAAGCCTCTTATCCGAGCTATAGACAGCTCCAACCTCAAGGATGAGTACACCATGGCCCAGAGGGTCACCTACAAATACTATGTGGGTCGCAAGGCCATGTTCGACAGCGACTACAATCCAG CGGAGGAGTACCTGTCCTTCTCCTTCCAGCACTGCCACCGCTCCAGCCAGAAAAACAAGCGCATGATCCTCATCTACCTGCTGCCCGTCAAGATGCTGCTG GGTCACATGCCAACCCACCAGCTGCTCAGGAAGTATGACCTCATGCAGTTCTCTGATGTCACCAAGGCTGTGAG TGAGGGGAATCTGCTGCTGCTGAACGAGGCCCTGGCCAAGCACGAGACCTTCTTCATCCGCTGCGGCATCTTCCTCATCCTGGAGAAGCTGAAGATCATCACTTATCGGAACCTCTTCAAGAAAGT GTACCACCTCCTGAAGACTCACCAGCTGCCCCTGGATGCATTTCTGGTGGCCCTGAAGATGATGCGGGTGGAAGAGGTGGACATAGATGAGGTGCAGTGCATGCTGGCCAACCTCATCTGCCTG GGTCACATCAAAGGTTACATCTCACACCAGCACCAGAAACTGGTGGTCAGCAAGCAGAACCCCTTCCCTTCGATATCCTCCGTCTCCTAG
- the prozb gene encoding protein Z, vitamin K-dependent plasma glycoprotein b, with protein sequence MRSVMGLWQWYFLCFSFLGSFLLVQSKNGVFRTPSHANTIFLRPKRANTFLIEEMLQGNLERECFEERCNYEEAREYFEDTPKTEAFWNVYVDGDQCKPNPCLNDGRCIDKIGGHTCNCTDLFLGLNCETDMSQCPTQGAYACQHFCTVKWGMYHCSCVTGYRLHSDGRRCIPEHTHPCGTVSLKKAERNKQPEASNHTCPDGHCPWQVSLRTRTGEEQCGGVILEPHSVLTSARCLEMGKKLYVVAGDSATGIRITIQKIYIHSRHKNGLPGDDLALLRLSLPIPFGPSHSKVCLPTKDFSEHILMSNGKVGITGGPDKDPLAPPHLTYLSLEDCSSKLNLSHSMSNKMFCMKSLENQNGHHGFRSLESHDGQDGYNRTGQEVKDATPKACKLLPGAPVATVEGATVFLTGMLLSPMSRDCEQGVVFTKLSRYLPWIEEHLKLSEAEMTQVSVYPQP encoded by the exons ATGCGGAGCGTCATGGGGTTGTGGCAATGGTActttctctgcttctcttttctGGGCAGCTTCCTACTGGTCCAAAGCAAAAATGGAG TGTTCAGAACGCCATCTCACGCCAACACAATCTTCCTACGGCCCAAGCGTGCCAACACCTTTTTGATAGAGGAGATGCTGCAGGGAAACCTTGAGAGGGAGTGTTTTGAGGAACGCTGTAACTATGAGGAGGCCCGCGAATACTTTGAGGACACACCCAAAACt gaggctttctggaatgtttACGTCG ACGGGGACCAGTGCAAACCCAACCCCTGTCTGAATGACGGCCGTTGCATCGATAAAATTGGAGGTCACACCTGTAACTGTACTGACCTGTTCCTTGGACTCAACTGTGAGACTG ATATGTCTCAGTGTCCCACCCAAGGGGCCTATGCCTGTCAGCACTTCTGCACAGTTAAATGGGGAATGTACCACTGCTCCTGTGTGACGGGTTACAGGCTTCACAGCGATGGAAGAAGATGCATACCTGAGC ACACACACCCCTGTGGAACGGTCTCCTTGAAAAAGGCTGAGAGGAACAAGCAACCAGAAGCAAGCAATCACACCTGTCCAGATGGCCACTGTCCATGGCAA GTCTCACTGCGGACCCGGACAGGTGAAGAGCAGTGTGGTGGGGTGATCCTTGAACCTCACTCAGTCCTCACCTCAGCACGGTGCCTCGAAATGGGCAAGAAACTCTACGTTGTGGCAG GTGACAGTGCCACTGGTATAAGGATCACCATACAAAAGATCTATATTCACAGCCGCCACAAGAACGGTCTTCCGGGGGATGACCTTGCCCTTCTGAGACTTAGCTTGCCCATTCCCTTTGGCCCCTCTCACTCCAAAGTATGCCTGCCCACCAAGGACTTCAGTGAACATATCCTAATGAGTAATGGGAAAGTGGGGAtaactggggggccagacaaggACCCTCTCGCTCCCCCCCACTTAACCTACCTCAGCCTCGAGGACTGTAGCTCCAAGCTGAACCTCTCCCACTCAATGAGCAACAAGATGTTCTGCATGAAAAGTCTGGAGAACCAAAATGGCCACCATGGTTTCAGGAGCCTTGAGAGCCACGATGGCCAAGACGGATACAATAgaacaggacaggaagtgaaagATGCTACACCTAAAGCCTGTAAGCTCCTGCCTGGAGCCCCAGTTGCAACTGTAGAGGGTGCCACTGTTTTCCTGACTGGCATGCTTCTCTCACCCATGTCACGTGACTGTGAACAAGGTGTAGTGTTCACCAAGTTGTCTCGTTACCTGCCATGGATTGAAGAACATCTAAAGCTTTCCGAAGCAGAGATGACACAAGTCAGTGTTTATCCCCAACCTTGA
- the f10 gene encoding coagulation factor X — MLRLSQTCFFLLLLHRVTSEVFLSSDDASQVLVRHKRANSGWEEVRKGNMERECVEERCDYEEAREIFEDDTKTIEFWNKYFDGDACVSIPCANGGVCMDGIGKYTCYCKSEFKGYNCEIVIPELCENQNGGCEHFCQVKRGNVECSCADGYFLDSDDKYCISNDPFKCGVIKASKTRSIFIYQPQGNTTTNTTTANTSFTITNTTSHTNQVKDTDHQINVNQKLLVERYADVLEVVQEERIISDVGVETRIVNGEECPPGQCPWQALLINHDDIGFCGGTILNEYFILTAAHCMNQTRSFYVVLGEFDTKVKEGHEAKHFVDQVLVHRNYISETFHNDISLIKLQKPITFTNYILPACLPELDFAENVLMRQPEGLVSGFGRVGENKQPSTVLLRLIVPYVPRATCMESSAQKISKRMFCAGYDRLAKDACQGDSGGPHVTRYGDTWFITGVVSWGEGCAREGKYGVYTQVSKYIGWIRDVMARFLPKDNNEEKRIKRRAHPVTLWV, encoded by the exons ATGTTGCGTCTGTCGCAGACTTGTTTCTTTCTGCTCCTTCTACATCGAGTGACCTCCGAGG tcttTCTCTCCAGTGATGATGCCAGCCAGGTGCTGGTACGTCACAAAAGGGCCAACAGTGGTTGGGAGGAAGTACGTAAGGGGAACATGGAGCGGGAGTGTGTAGAGGAGCGCTGTGACTACGAGGAAGCCAGGGAAATATTTGAAGATGATACAAAAACT ATAGAGTTCTGGAACAAATATTTTG ATGGGGACGCCTGTGTATCCATCCCTTGTGCCAATGGCGGCGTGTGTATGGACGGGATCGGGAAGTACACATGTTACTGCAAGTCAGAATTTAAGGGCTACAACTGTGAGATTG TGATCCCTGAGCTGTGTGAGAATCAGAATGGGGGCTGTGAACACTTCTGCCAGGTGAAGAGAGGAAATGTGGAGTGCAGCTGCGCAGATGGTTACTTCCTAGACTCAGACGACAAGTACTGTATCTCCAACG ACCCTTTCAAATGTGGTGTGATAAAAGCCTCCAAAACTCGGAGCATCTTCATCTACCAGCCACAAGGCAACACCACAACCAACACCACCACAGCCAACACCAGCTTTaccatcaccaacaccacctcacacacaaaccaagtTAAAGACACAGATCACCAGATCAATGTCAACCAGAAATTACTGGTGGAACGTTACGCAGACGTCTTGGAAGtagtacaggaggagaggatcaTTTCTGATGTCGGTGTAGAAACACGGATTGTTAACGGAGAGGAATGTCCACCGGGACAGTGTCCCTGGCAG GCATTGCTGATAAACCACGATGACATTGGATTCTGCGGAGGAACCATCCTGAATGAGTACTTCATCTTGACTGCAGCTCACTGCATGAACCAGACACGTAGCTTTTACGTTGTTCTGG GTGAGTTTGACACAAAGGTAAAGGAGGGTCATGAAGCCAAACACTTTGTGGATCAGGTGCTTGTCCACAGGAACTACATATCCGAAACCTTCCACAATGACATCTCCCTCATCAAACTACAGAAGCCAATCACTTTCACCAACTACAtcctgcccgcctgcctgccagAGCTGGACTTTGCAGAAAACGTCCTAATGCGCCAACCCGAAGGCCTTGTCAGTGGCTTTGGTCGCGTGGGGGAGAACAAGCAGCCGTCCACTGTCCTGCTCCGGCTCATAGTCCCGTACGTGCCACGAGCCACCTGCATGGAGTCCAGCGCACAAAAAATCTCCAAGCGCATGTTCTGCGCCGGCTACGACAGGCTGGCCAAGGATGCGTGCCAGGGTGACAGTGGCGGACCTCACGTCACTCGCTACGGGGACACTTGGTTCATAACGGGTGTGGTGAGCTGGGGCGAAGGCTGTGCCCGCGAGGGCAAATACGGCGTTTACACACAGGTGTCCAAGTACATCGGCTGGATCCGGGACGTGATGGCCAGGTTCCTCCCCAAAGACAACAACGAAGAAAAGAGGATTAAGAGAAGAGCACATCCTGTCACTCTTTGGGTATAA
- the f7i gene encoding coagulation factor VIIi: MLIKAVSAFWLFSSVVSAAVFIEREDAHVLFHRHKRANSGFFEELKQGDLKRECLEEICNYEEAREVFEDEDQTKQFWLTYNRRDPCLINQCLNNGVCIYMADSYTCQCPEGFEGKYCQTVFEDTLKCLYQNGGCEHFCDGSGPQRKCACTPGYALGEDGRECVAQVQFPCGRIPKPVNQTKETQTRLVGASHCPKGQCPWQILLELEGLSHCGGVLVHPDWAITAAHCVHMKDPKDMVVVTGEHNLEVEEGTEQRMHITTVIPHQLYDPATGDSDIALLRLNQSVSLDTHSVPVCLPQQSFAKSELAAVRFHTVSGWGKRTIGGNTPTSQPGNPQAPSSPVLRKLAVPILPNTECNIKSGFNFTSNMLCAGYMQGNLEACRGDDGSPLVTQYGSTHFLMGVAGWGRGCPQPGYYGVYTNVANFLEWIEATMKSSPTVSVTNEKQEDIMVIGGQELQRTTKAPMTMSPDMLEQKIV, translated from the exons ATGCTGATTAAAGCTGTAAGTGCGTTTTGGTTGTTTTCAAGCGTCGTTTCTGCTGCTG TATTCATCGAACGGGAGGATGCGCATGTGTTGTTTCACAGACACAAACGAGCCAACTCAGGCTTCTTCGAGGAATTAAAACAAGGCGACCTCAAGCGCGAATGTCTCGAGGAAATATGTAATTACGAAGAGGCCCGTGAGGTTTTTGAGGATGAGGACCAAACA AAACAATTTTGGTTGACCTATAATC GCCGTGACCCCTGCTTGATCAACCAATGCCTCAATAATGGAGTGTGTATTTACATGGCTGACTCCTACACTTGCCAATGTCCTGAGGGATTTGAGGGGAAATACTGTCAAACAG TGTTTGAGGACACTCTGAAGTGCCTTTATCAGAATGGGGGttgtgaacacttctgtgaTGGTTCAGGACCACAGCGTAAGTGTGCATGTACCCCTGGTTATGCCCTGGGTGAAGACGGAAGAGAATGTGTTGCTCAAG TCCAATTCCCATGTGGAAGAATTCCTAAACCTGTGAATCAAACTAAAGAAACACAAACTAGGCTAGTTGGAGCATCCCATTGTCCAAAAGGACAATGCCCTTGGCAG ATCCTTCTGGAGCTTGAAGGGCTCAGCCATTGTGGAGGGGTTCTAGTCCACCCAGACTGGGCCATCACTGCTGCCCACTGTGTCCACATGAAAGACCCCAAGGATATGGTGGTGGTGACAG GGGAACACAacttggaggtggaggagggcaccGAGCAGAGGATGCACATCACCACCGTGATCCCCCACCAGCTTTATGACCCGGCGACAGGTGACAGCGACATCGCCCTGCTGCGACTGAACCAGTCTGTGTCCCTTGACACCCACtctgtgcctgtctgcctgccacagCAGTCCTTTGCCAAGAGCGAACTGGCGGCTGTTCGCTTCCACACTGTCAGCGGTTGGGGCAAGCGCACAATTGGGGGTAACACACCAACCtcccaacctggcaacccacagGCCCCTTCTTCACCCGTCCTTCGCAAGCTAGCTGTGCCTATTTTGCCCAACACTGAGTGCAACATAAAGAGTGGGTTCAACTTCACAAGCAACATGTTGTGTGCTGGGTACATGCAAGGTAACTTAGAAGCCTGCAGGGGGGATGATGGGAGTCCCCTGGTCACCCAGTATGGGAGCACTCACTTCCTGATGGGCGTGGctggatgggggaggggctgcCCCCAGCCAGGGTACTATGGGGTCTACACCAATGTAGCCAACTTCCTGGAGTGGATTGAGGCAACAATGAAATCCTCTCCTACTGTGAGTGTGACCAATGAAAAGCAGGAGGATATAATGGTCATCGGAGGCCAGGAacttcaaagaacaacaaaagcaCCAATGACGATGTCCCCTGATATGCTTGAACAGAAAATAGTTTAA
- the f7 gene encoding coagulation factor VII, whose amino-acid sequence MYLTVLCLTVSICCCHTASVFLEREQANGLLTRSKRANSGWRNWLEELKLGNLERECLEEKCSYEEAREVFEHKQATDEFWKNYNVQDACQSNPCHNNGTCSSSSSSYTCLCLPGFIGRNCELEIKAVPDSCLHQNGGCDHFCEEEGGRRNCSCAEGYSLEPDGQHCLSHEDIACGMVPLLQSKEKGDTPLNPLYRIVGGTECPEGHCPWQVLLMTKGKGFCGGIFYKPTWILTASHCVVNLKAEALTVVAGEHDLDVVKGTEQTVQVAEILMHADYVHLTADSDIALLRLSKPVVFTPYAVPVCLPTRSLAERELWAISMHTVSGWGRVGEMGPTSNVLRRLDVPRMRTQECVEHSGVTLTKNMFCAGYTDSKGDSCKGDSGGPLVTRYRKTVFLLGIVSWGKGCARPGNYGIYTRVSNYLEWIHNVTATVQPQKITAAT is encoded by the exons ATGTACCTTACTGTGCTCTGTCTTACTGTAAGCATCTGCTGCTGTCATACAGCATCGG TGTTTCTAGAACGGGAACAAGCCAATGGCCTGCTGACAAGGTCCAAACGGGCCAACTCTGGCTGGAGGAACTGGCTGGAGGAGCTGAAACTGGGAAACCTGGAGCGGGAGTGTCTGGAGGAGAAGTGCTCATACGAGGAAGCACGAGAAGTGTTTGAACACAAACAAGCCACG GATGAGTTCTGGAAAAACTACAATG TTCAAGATGCCTGCCAATCGAACCCATGTCACAACAACGGGACCTGTTCCAGCTCGTCATCCTCCTacacctgcctctgtctgccggGCTTCATCGGACGCAACTGCGAACTTG AGATTAAGGCCGTTCCTGACTCCTGCTTGCATCAGAATGGGGGGTGTGACCACTTCtgcgaggaggaagggggaaggcgTAACTGCTCGTGTGCTGAGGGTTACTCCCTGGAACCGGATGGGCAACACTGCTTGTCACATG AGGACATAGCTTGTGGGATGGTCCCTCTCCTGCAAAGCAAAGAGAAGGGAGACACACCACTGAACCCTCTGTATCGTATCGTGGGAGGGACAGAATGTCCTGAGGGCCACTGCCCCTGGCAG GTTTTGCTGATGACTAAAGGAAAGGGCTTCTGTGGAGGAATATTTTACAAACCTACCTGGATCCTCACCGCCTCCCACTGCGTGGTGAATTTGAAGGCCGAGGCCCTGACCGTGGTTGCAG GTGAACACGACTTAGACGTGGTGAAGGGCACCGAGCAGACCGTGCAGGTGGCTGAGATCCTCATGCACGCTGACTACGTCCACCTGACGGCGGACAGCGACATCGCCCTGCTGCGGCTCAGCAAGCCCGTCGTCTTCACGCCCTACGCCGTGCCCGTGTGCCTGCCTACTCGCTCCCTGGCGGAGCGCGAGCTCTGGGCCATCAGCATGCACACGGTGAGCGGCtggggcagggtgggagagatgggCCCCACCTCCAACGTCCTCCGCAGGCTGGACGTGCCCCGCATGCGCACCCAGGAGTGCGTGGAGCACAGTGGCGTGACGTTGACCAAGAACATGTTTTGCGCCGGCTACACCGACAGCAAAGGGGACTCCTGTAAGGGGGACAGTGGTGGCCCGCTGGTCACGCGCTACAGGAAGACTGTGTTCCTGCTGGGGATCGTCAGCTGGGGCAAGGGGTGCGCCCGGCCAGGGAATTATGGTATTTACACCAGGGTGTCCAACTACCTGGAATGGATTCACAATGTTACAGCAACAGTGCAACCGCAGAAAATCACTGCAGcgacataa
- the f7l gene encoding coagulation factor VII — MFLRQLNFDQSPVNTGMESLTHSLTVKLSCLFLISLCTVADSGLPRAAAVFRSRQEASGVLAHPRSRRANSILEELKLGNLERECLEETCSYEEAREIFSHPEQLDKFWKIYSDVDECESGPCLNGATCVDQVNAYICLCPLGFEGRNCDRAKRTSYGCLYKNGGCQHFCREFPDLTHTCYCAPGYKLAKDNSSCQPQVSFPCGRPVNEFQPRVVKGEECPKGQCPWQALLEYRKEYKCGAIVLAPQWILTAAHCVWRMDSTQFQVIAGKHNRSMKENTEQVRQVARLIIHPQYNHTTTDVDLALLKLRKPLRPGPFVVPVCLPALDGSFERTLATVRTSVVSGWGRLAQSGPFSTLLQRLEVPRVPLQECRAHSGLNVTRNMLCAGFREGGRDACQGDSGGPLVTHYKYTWFLTGVVSWGKGCAGQDFYGIYTRVANFLGWIDRTMSTG, encoded by the exons ATGTTTTTGAGACAACTGAACTTCGACCAAAGCCCTGTAAACACAGGAATGGAGTCTCTGACACACAGCCTGACAGTGAAGCTTAGCTGCCTGTTTCTTATATCTCTCTGTACAGTTGCTGACTCTGGGCTACCAAGAG CCGCTGCAGTGTTCCGGAGCAGGCAGGAGGCCAGCGGGGTTCTGGCCCACCCGCGCTCGCGGCGCGCTAACTCCATACTGGAGGAGCTGAAACTGGGAAATctggagagagagtgtctggaGGAGACTTGCTCATatgaggaggccagggagatcTTCAGTCACCCCGAACAGTTA GACAAGTTTTGGAAAATATACTCAG ACGTGGACGAGTGTGAGTCTGGGCCGTGTTTGAATGGAGCCACCTGTGTGGATCAGGTGAACGCTTACATCTGCTTATGTCCCCTTGGATTTGAAGGAAGAAACTGTGATAGAG CGAAACGTACCTCTTATGGCTGCCTATATAAAAATGGAGGATGTCAGCATTTCTGTAGAGAGTTCCCTGATCTGACTCACACCTGTTACTGTGCCCCTGGTTACAAGCTGGCCAAGGACAACAGCAGCTGTCAACCCCAAG TTTCCTTCCCTTGTGGAAGACCTGTGAATGAGTTCCAGCCAAGGGTAGTGAAAGGTGAAGAGTGCCCTAAAGGACAATGTCCATGGCAG GCTCTGTTGGAGTACAGGAAGGAGTATAAATGTGGAGCGATTGTTCTGGCACCTCAGTGGATCCTAACTGCTGCTCACTGCGTGTGGAGGATGGATTCTACTCAATTTCAGGTTATTGCAG GTAAACACAACCGCTCTATGaaggagaacacagaacaggTGAGGCAGGTAGCAAGGTTGATCATCCACCCCCAGTACAACCACACCACTACAGACGTCGACCTGGCCCTCCTCAAGCTGCGGAAGCCATTACGGCCTGGACCTTTCGTGGTGCCCGTGTGCCTGCCTGCACTGGACGGGTCCTTCGAGCGAACTCTGGCCACTGTGCGCACCTCCGTGGTGAGCGGCTGGGGCCGTCTGGCGCAGTCTGGGCctttctccaccctgctccagaGGCTGGAGGTACCACGGGTGCCCCTGCAGGAGTGCCGTGCCCACTCTGGCCTGAACGTGACTCGGAACATGCTCTGTGCGGGGtttagggaggggggcagggacgcGTGTCAGGGGGACAGTGGTGGGCCGCTGGTTACTCATTACAAATATACCTGGTTTCTTACCGGGGTGGTAAGCTGGGGAAAAGGCTGTGCCGGTCAAGACTTCTATGGGATCTACACCCGCGTAGCTAACTTCCTGGGATGGATTGACCGTACCATGTCAACCGGCTGA
- the LOC134007225 gene encoding uncharacterized protein LOC134007225, with protein sequence MTPVRRSIGEALWGMCAADSMSMPVHWYYSVYDIRKDFGGWITGFNAPKNRHPSSILTLSNSAGSGRSAWSSSANRPNVVGNVILHDKLKFWKAAAGSVHYHQGMQAGDSTLNAICSLRVAQTLARGNFSNMSNPEARAAVLKDYVQFMTTPGTHEDTYAESFHRSFFSDWQDSRPTSPSKILEFAEKRYKQKMNVSVPDGQLDAIGCIPMTIPFVLLSASANEEQALSAAVEFVKLTHPHPKVEKYVALYARALHATLNGGNLKQHAEAALRSPTLDAWDTCQHYMRRAARFPVSSEERLKVHQSAVEALGLACYTKGALSSMFYLAHEFHDDPHGGILTNTNCGGENCNRGAALGALLGAQAGHNGGAVPQEWKDGMLHSQEQIREILTEMDQN encoded by the exons ATGACACCGGTGCGACGGTCAATTGGTGAAGCGCTTTGGGGAATGTGCGCAGCGGACTCTATGTCCATGCCCGTACATTGGTACTACTCTGTCTATGACATAAGGAAAGACTTTGGAGGTTGGATAACTGGCTTCAATGCGCCCAAGAACAGGCATCCATCCAgcattctcactctctccaactCAG CTGGCAGTGGTCGCTCAGCATGGTCATCGTCAGCTAACCGCCCTAACGTGGTGGGGAATGTTATCCTCCACGACAAACTCAAGTTCTGGAAGGCAGCAGCAGGATCAGTCCATTACCACCAAG GAATGCAGGCAGGTGACAGCACCCTGAATGCCATCTGCTCTCTGAGAGTGGCTCAGACACTGGCACGGGGCAACTTTTCCAACATGTCGAACCCAGAAGCGCGTGCTGCCGTTTTGAAAGATTATGTTCAGTTCATGACCACGCCAGGTACACATGAAGACACTTATGCAGAGTCATTCCATAGATCCTTCTTTTCTGACTGGCAGGACTCTAGACCTACCTCTCCcagcaag ATCCTGGAGTTTGCAGAAAAGCGCTATAAGCAGAAGATGAATGTGTCCGTTCCTGACGGCCAGCTTGACGCAATTGGCTGCATCCCCATGACGATTCCCTTTGTTCTTCTCTCTGCTTCAGCCAATGAGGAGCAAGCT CTGTCGGCAGCTGTCGAGTTTGTCAaactcacacacccccaccctaaGGTGGAAAAATACGTGGCTCTATATGCCCGTGCCCTTCATGCCACCCTGAATGGCGGCAACCTCAAACAGCATGCAGAGGCAGCCCTCCGCTCGCCCACGCTGGACGCATGGGACACGTGCCAGCACTACATGCGACGTGCAGCCAG GTTTCCAGTCTCTTCAGAAGAGAGGCTGAAGGTTCACCAGAGTGCTGTGGAAGCTCTGGGCTTGGCCTGCTATACTAAAG GTGCTCTTAGCAGTATGTTCTACTTGGCACATGAGTTCCATGATGACCCTCATGGAGGCATCTTGACTAACACCAACTGTGGTG GTGAGAACTGTAACAGAGGTGCAGCATTGGGGGCTCTGCTGGGGGCCCAGGCTGGTCACAACGGGGGGGCAGTGCCCCAGGAGTGGAAGGATGGAATGCTTCACTCCCAGGAGCAGATCCGGGAAATCCTTACGGAGATGGACCAAAATTGA